The following coding sequences are from one Pararge aegeria chromosome 13, ilParAegt1.1, whole genome shotgun sequence window:
- the LOC120628997 gene encoding uncharacterized protein LOC120628997: MNMFQSILETVPKTRSQMVNELDIPDVAVQPYIWSEPDDSIDTDSIPSITIDEFDVRTVSSESSLALSRAMTDSEIDYERYKLLKNRRFSDPWIQMKIAIDAFPPGYIDSLNSFKGSSSESTEESSRERHRYNEELKLKMERFFEEECRVFSPDDPGLIALEEALQDTQIKSSDLDSNVS; this comes from the exons ATGAATATGTTCCAATCAATTCTGGAGACGGTACCTAAGACGCGGTCGCAGATGGTCAACGAGCTAGATATACCGGATGTGGCAGTTCAGCCGTACATTTGGAGCGAACCCGACGACTCTATTGACACTGACAGTATCCCGTCTATCACCATTGATGAATTTGATGTGAGGACTGTCAGCTCGGAGTCAAGCCTGGCGCTATCGAGAGCAATGACCGACTCGGAAATTGATTACGAGCGGTATAAATTG CTCAAGAATAGGAGGTTCAGCGATCCTTGGATCCAGATGAAGATTGCAATCGATGCTTTCCCACCGGGCTATATCGACTCGTTGAACAG TTTCAAAGGAAGCTCCTCGGAAAGCACGGAGGAGTCGAGCAGGGAACGACATCGGTACAACGAGGAATTGAAGCTGAAGATGGAAAGGTTCTTCGAGGAGGAGTGCCGAGTGTTTTCACCCGATGACCCTGGCCTGATTGCGTTAGAAGAAGCTTTGCAGGACACTCAGATAAAG AGCAGTGACTTGGATAGCAACGTTTCGTGA